A stretch of the Aegilops tauschii subsp. strangulata cultivar AL8/78 chromosome 4, Aet v6.0, whole genome shotgun sequence genome encodes the following:
- the LOC109787586 gene encoding L-type lectin-domain containing receptor kinase IX.2, whose product MPPLAAALLLLLWAAASSASAASFTCAKPSTCRSAVAYVVPIATTYEQLASRFSPTATLQHLLAANQLPPHTDTSKVIPAKTAVRIPFRCRCAGGVGQSDLEMYTGGRGDDYFMEVVTANNVAAGKYYGWRPLPCSCDKVDGSNVMHLAYVILRTGDNTSEIAAMYGLRESTLLRINNITSSQLLLRQGHILDIPLFQGMGTWSRVHYISTHRERRLDEGDSAVTASKVINIVKVVVPVVTILVYLVTTWCYWKSARNSLSSGANGFMEFSYSDLACATNKFSRDALLGEGKFGAVYKATLKGQVVAVKKIKAEGKLEDFHRELQTVGNTRHENLVDLKGWCGKVRVIDGKTWWKRVIKVELFLVFEFIPNGDLERHLDNSNQVLSWDKRYKIVKGIGSALHYLHHECNPCILHRDIKPGNILLDEYFNAKLGDFGLSMITSKNRATVVTTAVGSVGYMDPQLMKHGVVEFNRKSDVYSFGIVLLKIACTNKSREEVWQMRGGSEQQVQVDGVVDDRLRFFDRTEMERVVVLGLKCSHSEEAQRPSMQDAMKFLEDGQEFPPITQGDDSYGVPCTVNEEAPMMTHGDVSSCYP is encoded by the exons ATGCCGCCGCTGGCCGCCGCCCTGCTCCTCCTGCTCTGGGCCGCAGCCTCCTCGGCCTCTGCTGCCAGCTTCACCTGCGCCAAACCGAGCACATGCCGCTCCGCCGTCGCCTACGTCGTCCCCATCGCCACCACCTACGAGCAACTCGCTTCCCGCTTCAGCCCCACCGCCACCCTTCAGCACCTCCTCGCCGCCAACCAACTCCCGCCCCACACCGACACCAGCAAAGTCATTCCCGCGAAAACAGCCGTGCGCATCCCCTTCAGGTGCCGCTGCGCCGGCGGCGTGGGCCAGTCGGACCTGGAGATGTACACCGGCGGCCGTGGCGATGACTACTTCATGGAGGTCGTCACCGCCAACAACGTTGCCGCAGGCAAATACTATGGGTGGAGGCCGCTGCCCTGCAGCTGCGACAAGGTGGACGGCTCCAACGTGATGCACCTTGCCTACGTGATCCTCCGCACAGGCGACAACACCTCCGAGATCGCCGCCATGTATGGGCTGCGAGAGTCAACGCTGCTCAGGATCAATAATATCACTAGCAGCCAGCTGCTGCTTCGCCAAGGCCACATTCTTGATATCCCGCTATTCCAAG GAATGGGCACATGGTCCAGGGTACATTATATCTCAACACATAGGGAAAGAAGATTGGATGAAG GggattctgcggtgacggcatcAAAAGTAATTAACATTGTAAAAGTAGTTGTCCCCGTTGTGACCATTCTTGTGTATCTCGTTACAACATGGTGTTACTGGAAAAGTGCACGCAATTCCCTGTCGTCGGGAGCGAATGGCTTTATGGAATTTAGTTATAGCGATTTGGCTTGCGCCACGAACAAATTCTCCAGGGATGCTCTTCTTGGAGAGGGTAAGTTTGGCGCGGTATATAAGGCGACGTTGAAGGGCCAGGTAGTGGCCGTGAAGAAAATAAAAGCAGAGGGAAAGCTTGAGGACTTCCACCGCGAGTTGCAGACAGTTGGTAACACAAGGCACGAGAATCTTGTTGACCTCAAAGGTTGGTGCGGCAAAGTCAGAGTGATCGATGGCAAGACTTGGTGGAAAAGGGTTATCAAGGTTGAACTCTTCCTCGTCTTTGAGTTCATACCTAATGGCGACCTTGAGCGCCACCTGGACAACAGCAACCAAGTTCTATCATGGGACAAAAG GTACAAAATAGTGAAGGGCATAGGGTCAGCACTTCATTATCTCCATCACGAGTGTAATCCATGCATCCTGCATAGAGATATCAAGCCTGGCAACATACTCCTGGATGAATATTTCAACGCTAAGCTTGGGGACTTCGGGCTATCCATGATCACCAGCAAAAACAGAGCGACCGTGGTCACAACCGCCGTGGGGTCAGTGGGATACATGGATCCACAACTAATGAAACACGGGGTTGTGGAGTTCAACCGTAAGTCGGACGTCTACAGCTTCGGAATCGTCCTACTAAAGATTGCATGTACAAATAAGTCAAGGGAGGAAGTCTGGCAGATGCGCGGTGGCAGTGAGCAGCAAGTTCAGGTGGATGGTGTTGTGGATGACAGGTTACGCTTCTTTGACCGTACGGAGATGGAGCGTGTGGTTGTCCTTGGCCTCAAGTGTTCTCACTCAGAAGAGGCACAACGACCTTCCATGCAGGATGCAATGAAATTCCTCGAGGACGGCCAGGAGTTTCCTCCCATAACACAAGGAGACGATAGCTATGGTGTGCCCTGCACTGTAAACGAGGAGGCACCTATGATGACACATGGTGATGTCTCTTCTTGTTACCCTTGA